CATATCTATCCCAGAGCCATAGTATTTGTTAAGGAGTGTTATAAATATTGATTAACGGTGGTTGTTAATTGGTAACAATATATAGATGTTTCTATATTGAAGGCAATGATCTAGTATGGTTCGATCTAGTTTGCGGAGACAATATGGTGAAAATATGTATAGTTTCCAGAGAAAACATATCTAGGAGTAGGAAAATCAGTAAACACTACGACGTATTTTTAAGAAAGATAATTATCCATAGGCAAAAATATATTAAATGCCACTCATTAGAAAGGGAGAAAATATATATTAAGATAGCTGGTCGAAAAAGATTCGATGACCACTTATATTCTGTTCTAGAAATACAGCCGCTTAAGAAAATAATATATGTTCCACAAAGTAAGGTTAATCTATTGAGGAAATGTATGAGTAATAAAGACTAACCTTTGCGTCTACCAGTCCTTCTAGCAGCAATATGGCCAACTTTTCTACCAGGAGATGTCTCCCTAGCAACTGTTGACGGCTTACCCACGTGTTGATGACTGCCTCCACCATGTGGATGGCTTACAGCATTCATGGCTACTCCTCTAACCTTAGGCCATTTCTTCGCTTTAACCTTCCATTTATGATAAGCATTCCCGGCTTTTAATAATGGTTTCTCAGGTCTGCCTCCTCCAGCAATTACCCCTATTGTTGCCCTTGCATTGTTTGGAACTTCTATTATCTTGCCGCTGGGTAGTTGAACTTGTGTCTTTGCCCCCGCTCTCCCAACTATTAATGCATATGTTCCTGATGATCTAACGAATTTGCCTCCATCACCAGGTCTTTTCTCAATGTTGGCAATTTGTGTTCCTTCAGGTATTTTCCCGATCGGTAAAATATTCCCATTGGATATATGCGCGTCTGGTCCTATTTCTATTATTTGCCCAACATACATTCCCTCGACAGCCGGTGTTAAGAATGTTGTTCCATCCTCTAGTGCTATTTTGGCTAGTGGAGCCCATCTTCCAGGATCATGTACTAGATCAATTATTTTTCCCTTCATGGTTTTATCTAGTTTTAGAGGTGGATATTTTGCTGGCCCAACTCTTCTATGGCTTGGGCTTCTAAATGTTGGTGTGCCCCTACCCATTCTTTGTGGAAGTATTCTTTTACCCATACGCTACACCCTTTCTTCTATGTTAATACTAGATTAATCCTAGCTGTGAAGCAATTTCGCTTGCACGATGTTCTGGAGCTAGCTTTACATATGCTTTCTTTTCTCCTCTACTTGTTATGAGGGTTCTGACTTTTAATACCTTCACTCCAAATACTAGTTCAACAGCGTTTTTAATATCCTTCTTAGACGCTTTTCTATCGACAATAAATGTTAATGTGTTTTCTTTATCGATAAGATTCAATGCTTTCTCAGAATGTACTGGTCTAATAATGATTTTATATAGTCTTGCTTCATCCATGCTCATAATGTGCGCACCTCATATTTACTACTAATATCTTCGAGGGCAGAACGGGTAAAGACTGTTAATCTACCAGGAACCCCTCCCGGCGCTAGATGCAGTATGCCTAAATTATTAGGTGTGGCAACATCTACTCCTGGAAAGTTTCTGACGGCTTTAGCAAATGGTTTATTATAGCTTGTTACAACGAATAATATGCTTCTTGGCTCAACATATCTTCTACCACGCATCTTACCCCTGCCTGCACGAATTCTTATTCTCTCATAGCTTCTAACAATATCGCTCCATAAGCCAAGCTTTACTAGAAGCTCTTTAGCTTCTCTAGCCTTACTAATCTTCTCCTCAACATCATCTAGAAGCACAACTGGCAGTTTATCTTGTTGAAATATGTGTCCACGCTCTCTAACAAGCTCTACTTTAGCAGTAGCTGCAATCGCTGATGCTACAGCATATGCTTTTTCACGTTTATTTATTCTCTCATGTATTCTTTCATCTGGCCTAGGCGGGAATGCTGCATGTCCGCCTCTGGCAAAAGATATGAAGGCTGCTCTACTATTGGGCAGCCTTGGCACTCTGGCTAATCCCCTACCAACACCCCAACTTCTAGCAGTTGTTCTCTTACCAGCTAATGGGTCTCTGCCTTTTGGCTGAAGCATTGATGTAAATGCTGCGAGAAAAGCTCTTCGGATCAAGTCTTTTCTAACAGGTAAACTAAATATTGTTGGTAAAATAATCTCTTCTACCTTTTCACCAGCAGAGCTAAATACGTGTGTTTCTAGTTTTTCAAGCTTGAATGGGATAAGTATGCTCCAAGGCATTATTCTTCACCTATTCTTAGACTCCTTGTTTGCTTTCATGACTATAATAGATTAATTGTGGAGCTTCTAGAGGATACCATAAGGGGGGTCTAATAGGATGTCTTAGCACTAATAATCTCTTTCTAGGCCCAATAGTGCTTCCATAAACCATTATGTATGGTCCATAAACTATGCCGTATCCTAGGAAGCCTCCTTTAGGCGTTATTTCCCATCCATTAACACCTATTTTTATAATCCTCTTATTATACTCTGTTCTCCTATGAAAACCTGTTTGTCCTGGTTGAGGTGTTTCGCTCATAGTTCCGAAGCCAGGGCTTCTTGAACCAATTTTTCTACTACCCTTCCTATGTTTATGCCAGCGTGGAAGCTCTTTGACCCCGAATCTCTTTATTACTCCCTGGAACCCCTTGCCTTTCGTAACACCTATTATATCTATGAATTGACCCTCTCTGAATACCTGGTCTACAGTTATATAGTTGCCTAGGAGTTTTTCAGCATAGGCTATCCTATCGTTTAGTGTTCCACCACCCACTTTTATCTCGATTATCTCGGGTTTCTTCTTACCTATACCGGATAATACTGGTATTGTTGATGCAATTACTCTAATATCTGCTAGATCAGCTGCTTTTAGTCGTTGTAGTTTTTCTTCCCAGTTATTCTCTAAGAATTTAAATCCATACTCATTATTTGGATCAGGCTTTACTAGTCCTGGATTCACCTTTCTTAATCCTTTCAGGTATTTTCTCACAACATCTTTTATTCCAAGATTAACGAAGGGGTTATCACTGTAGATTTTCTCATATACTTCTTTTAATGCCTCTACAGGGCTTCTCCATACTTCACCGAATGATAAAAGGCCGTGCATTGGATGGATCTTGTATCCCCGTATCCCAAGGATCAGTATTGGGGGAGCATCAAGTATTGTCACAGGAACAGCTATTTCTTTACCGGAAGTAAATGTGTGGGGTCTATCATCAATTATTATTGCATGGCTCATTCCAGCCTTATAAGCAGCGTATCCTAGAAGTACTGGTTTAGGACTGATCCCCTTATCTGTTGCTTCATCTCCTAGTTTCTCAACTAGTAAATCAAACCATGACTGCGTAGGCCAACTTCTTATTCTAGGCACTATTTTAGCGGCTCGTTTCCTAGGTCTAACCCCTAAACTGCCATGTCGCGGCGCGCTATGTTTTCTATGCCCCATTATCTTCACCTGCTAATCTCTGCATACATACATTACATAGGGTATTATAAGTTCTCTCCATAAATAAACATGTTAATTACTGCTAGTGTTGATATTAATGCTTCCTCGCTCCTTATAGTTTTAACCATTTGTTCAGGTATTGTATTCCATACCTTATCAACTTTATTCTCTAGAGCAAAAC
This is a stretch of genomic DNA from Staphylothermus hellenicus DSM 12710. It encodes these proteins:
- a CDS encoding 50S ribosomal protein L2, producing the protein MGKRILPQRMGRGTPTFRSPSHRRVGPAKYPPLKLDKTMKGKIIDLVHDPGRWAPLAKIALEDGTTFLTPAVEGMYVGQIIEIGPDAHISNGNILPIGKIPEGTQIANIEKRPGDGGKFVRSSGTYALIVGRAGAKTQVQLPSGKIIEVPNNARATIGVIAGGGRPEKPLLKAGNAYHKWKVKAKKWPKVRGVAMNAVSHPHGGGSHQHVGKPSTVARETSPGRKVGHIAARRTGRRKG
- a CDS encoding 50S ribosomal protein L23, which codes for MSMDEARLYKIIIRPVHSEKALNLIDKENTLTFIVDRKASKKDIKNAVELVFGVKVLKVRTLITSRGEKKAYVKLAPEHRASEIASQLGLI
- a CDS encoding 50S ribosomal protein L3; its protein translation is MGHRKHSAPRHGSLGVRPRKRAAKIVPRIRSWPTQSWFDLLVEKLGDEATDKGISPKPVLLGYAAYKAGMSHAIIIDDRPHTFTSGKEIAVPVTILDAPPILILGIRGYKIHPMHGLLSFGEVWRSPVEALKEVYEKIYSDNPFVNLGIKDVVRKYLKGLRKVNPGLVKPDPNNEYGFKFLENNWEEKLQRLKAADLADIRVIASTIPVLSGIGKKKPEIIEIKVGGGTLNDRIAYAEKLLGNYITVDQVFREGQFIDIIGVTKGKGFQGVIKRFGVKELPRWHKHRKGSRKIGSRSPGFGTMSETPQPGQTGFHRRTEYNKRIIKIGVNGWEITPKGGFLGYGIVYGPYIMVYGSTIGPRKRLLVLRHPIRPPLWYPLEAPQLIYYSHESKQGV
- the rpl4p gene encoding 50S ribosomal protein L4, which encodes MPWSILIPFKLEKLETHVFSSAGEKVEEIILPTIFSLPVRKDLIRRAFLAAFTSMLQPKGRDPLAGKRTTARSWGVGRGLARVPRLPNSRAAFISFARGGHAAFPPRPDERIHERINKREKAYAVASAIAATAKVELVRERGHIFQQDKLPVVLLDDVEEKISKAREAKELLVKLGLWSDIVRSYERIRIRAGRGKMRGRRYVEPRSILFVVTSYNKPFAKAVRNFPGVDVATPNNLGILHLAPGGVPGRLTVFTRSALEDISSKYEVRTL